A genomic window from Bradyrhizobium lupini includes:
- a CDS encoding Lrp/AsnC family transcriptional regulator, with protein MIEDQDARILAYLQKDGRATNQQLADAVGMSTSACWRRVRALEESGAIRGYAALVAREQAGFAMSAILHVSLERHDAKFVDEFVARVTTRREVLECFATTGDADYHLRVVVQDMAAYNRFLDDFMFRIPGIRYVRSNVVLKEIKTGVALPF; from the coding sequence ATGATCGAAGACCAGGACGCGCGGATTCTCGCCTATCTTCAGAAGGACGGCCGCGCCACCAACCAGCAGCTCGCCGACGCAGTCGGCATGTCGACTTCGGCATGCTGGCGCCGGGTGCGCGCGCTGGAGGAGAGCGGTGCCATCCGGGGCTATGCGGCCCTGGTCGCGCGCGAGCAGGCCGGCTTTGCGATGTCCGCGATCCTCCACGTCTCGCTGGAACGGCACGACGCAAAATTCGTCGACGAGTTCGTCGCGCGGGTGACCACGCGGCGTGAGGTGCTGGAGTGCTTTGCGACCACGGGCGATGCCGATTACCATTTGCGCGTCGTCGTGCAGGACATGGCGGCCTACAACAGATTCCTCGACGACTTCATGTTCCGCATTCCCGGCATTCGCTATGTGAGAAGCAACGTGGTGCTGAAAGAGATCAAGACGGGCGTGGCCCTGCCGTTTTGA
- a CDS encoding Ldh family oxidoreductase, whose translation MPIVHADRLTRISAALLRVAGASEEEADAVANGCVNANLAGHDSHGVIAIPTYVDRIKAGHIVPGARWTIVQESPTTTVIDGQWGFGFHVNAKAMALTIEKAKTANVAACTVFRQSHVGRLAAYPLMAMREGMIGIATADSGRSPKHVAPFGGKEARLGTNPISIAVPSDLDAPFYLDMATSAVAAGKIQLAVARGEEIPPGWIIDAEGRHTTDPTQYRKGGALLPLGGTEGYKGSGLAAMVEVLCGLLTGLGFGVEPTGRHNDGCFMAVFNVAAFRPLQDFKREVAEFAHYLKSTPPSEGSKGVFYPGEIEGLREQQRLRDGIEIEDATWEKLRALAREYRLDTVLDLA comes from the coding sequence ATGCCGATCGTCCATGCCGACCGCCTCACGCGCATCAGCGCAGCGCTGCTTCGGGTTGCCGGGGCTTCCGAGGAAGAGGCCGACGCGGTCGCAAACGGCTGCGTCAACGCCAATCTCGCCGGCCACGATTCCCACGGCGTGATCGCCATTCCCACCTATGTTGACCGGATCAAGGCCGGCCACATCGTGCCCGGCGCCAGATGGACCATCGTGCAGGAATCGCCGACGACGACCGTGATCGACGGCCAGTGGGGTTTTGGCTTCCACGTCAACGCCAAGGCGATGGCGCTGACGATCGAGAAAGCGAAGACGGCGAATGTCGCCGCCTGCACCGTGTTCCGGCAAAGCCATGTCGGCCGCCTCGCCGCCTATCCGCTGATGGCAATGCGCGAAGGCATGATCGGGATCGCAACGGCGGATTCCGGCCGTTCGCCGAAGCATGTGGCGCCATTCGGCGGCAAGGAGGCACGGCTCGGCACCAATCCGATCTCGATCGCGGTGCCGTCCGACCTCGATGCGCCGTTCTACCTGGACATGGCGACCTCTGCGGTCGCGGCCGGCAAGATCCAGCTCGCGGTCGCCCGCGGCGAGGAAATCCCGCCGGGGTGGATCATCGATGCCGAGGGACGGCACACTACCGATCCAACCCAGTATCGCAAGGGCGGCGCGCTGCTGCCGCTCGGCGGCACCGAGGGCTACAAGGGCAGCGGCCTCGCCGCAATGGTCGAGGTCCTGTGCGGCCTGCTCACCGGCCTCGGTTTCGGCGTCGAGCCCACGGGCCGGCACAATGACGGCTGCTTCATGGCCGTGTTCAACGTCGCCGCGTTTCGCCCGCTGCAGGATTTCAAGCGCGAGGTCGCCGAGTTCGCACACTATCTCAAATCGACCCCGCCCTCCGAGGGCAGCAAGGGCGTGTTCTATCCCGGTGAGATCGAGGGCTTGCGTGAGCAGCAGCGCCTGCGCGACGGCATCGAGATCGAGGATGCGACCTGGGAAAAACTGCGCGCGCTGGCGCGCGAGTACAGGCTCGACACGGTCCTCGACCTGGCCTGA
- a CDS encoding LLM class flavin-dependent oxidoreductase, whose amino-acid sequence MTRQMVLVGFLQAQNCTNLPSSWRHPDSRDDSMSADYYQEIAKILEAGKFHMAFFDDRLAMPDRYGNDHAHTVEYGIRCVKMDPLIVLTTMGMVTEKLGLGATGSTTYFEPFDIARRFATLDLMSGGRAGWNVVTSLNDGEAFNMGRDSHPEHDARYDRADEFMEIVLGHWDTWEDGALIMDKTSGRFADPAKVKRLDHKGPFYKSRGPFTVPRSDQGHPVIIQAGASGRGQRFAGRWGEVIFTAARNLAAAKEGYAAVRNEAAKAGRDPEAMFLCNLTTPVCAATKAEAEDKMALINKLPLQIDALSLLAEALNYDFASKDLDEPLTTEELKSMQGILGIRDGVLKNSGKSNPSARDFVTFSGRGQVQDAMVGGPKEIADKLEEMFVERGCDGFVIAATYVPGSYADFVQHIVPELQRRGLFQKEYRGKTLRENLGLKRPAAGDWKVQPRDAAE is encoded by the coding sequence ATGACGCGGCAGATGGTACTGGTCGGCTTCCTTCAGGCCCAGAACTGCACGAATTTGCCGAGCTCGTGGCGACATCCGGACTCGCGCGACGATTCGATGTCGGCGGACTATTATCAGGAGATCGCCAAAATCCTCGAAGCCGGCAAGTTCCACATGGCCTTCTTCGACGACCGGCTGGCGATGCCGGACCGCTACGGCAACGATCACGCCCACACCGTCGAATACGGCATCCGCTGCGTGAAGATGGATCCGCTGATCGTGCTGACGACGATGGGCATGGTGACGGAGAAGCTCGGGTTGGGTGCGACCGGCTCGACGACTTATTTCGAGCCCTTCGACATCGCCCGCCGCTTCGCAACGCTCGACCTGATGTCGGGCGGACGCGCCGGATGGAACGTCGTGACCTCGCTCAATGACGGCGAGGCCTTCAACATGGGCCGGGATTCTCATCCCGAGCACGACGCCCGCTATGACCGCGCCGACGAATTCATGGAGATCGTTCTCGGCCATTGGGACACCTGGGAAGACGGCGCGCTCATCATGGACAAGACGAGCGGCCGCTTTGCCGATCCGGCCAAGGTGAAGCGGCTCGATCACAAGGGCCCATTCTACAAGTCCCGCGGTCCCTTCACGGTGCCCCGCTCCGACCAGGGCCATCCCGTGATCATCCAGGCCGGCGCGTCCGGCCGCGGCCAGCGCTTTGCAGGACGATGGGGTGAGGTGATCTTCACCGCTGCACGCAATCTCGCCGCCGCCAAGGAAGGCTATGCGGCGGTGCGTAACGAGGCCGCGAAAGCCGGTCGGGATCCGGAGGCGATGTTCCTCTGCAACCTGACGACACCAGTCTGCGCCGCGACCAAAGCCGAGGCCGAAGACAAGATGGCGTTGATCAACAAGCTGCCGCTGCAGATCGATGCGCTGTCGCTGCTGGCCGAAGCGCTCAACTACGACTTCGCCTCCAAGGATCTCGACGAGCCGCTGACGACTGAGGAGTTGAAGAGCATGCAGGGCATTCTGGGCATCCGCGACGGCGTGCTCAAGAACTCCGGCAAAAGCAATCCGAGCGCGCGCGACTTCGTCACCTTCTCTGGCCGCGGTCAGGTCCAGGATGCGATGGTCGGCGGTCCCAAGGAGATCGCGGACAAGCTCGAAGAAATGTTCGTCGAGCGCGGCTGCGACGGTTTTGTCATCGCCGCGACCTATGTGCCCGGCTCCTATGCCGATTTCGTGCAACATATCGTCCCGGAATTGCAGCGGCGCGGATTGTTCCAGAAGGAGTATCGCGGCAAGACGCTGCGGGAAAATCTCGGGCTCAAGCGCCCGGCAGCCGGCGACTGGAAAGTGCAGCCGCGCGATGCCGCGGAATAA
- a CDS encoding fumarylacetoacetate hydrolase family protein, whose translation MRWLKFTAADKTSWGIVEGDQVIAIEGDPFGEWQRTSRTYQLSQVKIELPLIPRTFYCVGLNYLKHLKEAADKRGEVPAVPDRPEIGYRAQNALIAHDEDVAIPSFATDKIHYEGELVVVIGKKVKHLTNQNAMDCVFGYTIGNDVSERSWQKADRSLWRSKNADTFKPMGPWIETEADLDKMETIVRVNGKETNRFHTNDMIFGVVPFLVELTKYFTLWPGDVIWMGTDGASPDIKHGDVVEIDITGVGTLRNRFVREER comes from the coding sequence ATGCGCTGGCTGAAATTCACCGCCGCGGACAAGACGTCCTGGGGGATCGTCGAGGGTGACCAGGTCATCGCGATCGAGGGCGATCCCTTCGGAGAATGGCAACGCACCTCGCGCACGTATCAGCTCTCGCAGGTCAAGATCGAACTGCCGCTGATTCCGCGCACTTTCTACTGCGTCGGCTTGAACTATCTGAAGCACCTGAAGGAGGCCGCCGACAAGCGCGGCGAAGTGCCTGCTGTCCCCGACCGCCCCGAGATCGGCTATCGCGCGCAAAACGCGCTGATTGCGCATGACGAGGACGTCGCGATCCCGTCCTTTGCGACGGACAAGATCCACTACGAAGGCGAACTCGTTGTCGTCATCGGCAAGAAGGTCAAGCATCTCACCAATCAGAATGCGATGGATTGCGTGTTCGGCTACACCATCGGCAACGACGTCAGCGAACGAAGCTGGCAGAAGGCCGACCGCAGCCTGTGGCGCTCGAAGAACGCCGACACGTTCAAGCCGATGGGCCCGTGGATCGAGACCGAGGCCGACCTCGACAAGATGGAAACGATCGTCCGGGTCAACGGCAAGGAGACCAACCGCTTCCACACCAACGACATGATCTTTGGCGTGGTGCCGTTCCTAGTCGAGCTGACCAAGTATTTTACGCTATGGCCGGGCGATGTGATCTGGATGGGCACGGATGGTGCCTCGCCTGATATCAAGCACGGCGACGTCGTGGAGATCGACATCACCGGTGTCGGCACGCTGCGGAACAGGTTCGTGCGGGAAGAGCGGTGA
- a CDS encoding indolepyruvate ferredoxin oxidoreductase family protein, with translation MAAISSLDSYELSDRYDRERGRVFLTGTQAIVRIALDQVRRDRAAGLNTAGFISGYRGSPLGGIDLELWRIHERLKRDRIEFLPAVNEDLAATAVLGSQQVETQADREVDGVFALWYGKGPGVDRSGDALKHGNAYGSSPHGGVLVVAGDDHGCVSSSMPHQSDVAFMSWFMPTLHPASVSEYLEFGEYGYALSRFTGMWVGFKAISEIVESGASVALRPPRAFHAPDFTPPPGGLHYRWPDLPGPQIEERLEAKKHAVYAFAKANPIDRHIYDIPDATYGIVTTGKAHLDLMEALRLMGLDEADCRSIGIDIYKVGMVWPLALHDAMAFVRGKREILVVEEKRGIIESQFKEYFYDYPGEKPERMVGKHDEQGARLISWIGELSPRALAGVLARRLDPMFPGLNLAARAAGLMPEASRTINVSGATRTPYFCSGCPHNTSTKVPEGSKALAGIGCHFMASWMDRETSSLIQMGGEGVNWAASSRFTGNKHVFQNLGEGTYYHSGSMAIRQAIAAKANITYKILFNDAVAMTGGQPVDGPISVHAIAHSVRAEGVARIALVSDDPAQFPPGDLPVGVSLHPREKMDSVQRELRDIPGVSVLIYQQTCATEKRRRRKRGQMIDPKRFAYINDLVCEGCGDCSVESNCLSVEPKETPFGRKRRINLSSCNKDFSCLNGFCPSFVTVEGARRRKKGASRIDAVGHAATLPLPGPATLDRPYDLLVTGVGGTGVITVGALIGMAAHLEGNGVSVLDFTGFAQKFGPVLSYIRLAASPDALHQVRIDQGAADALIGCDLVVSSSPKASGTYLKGTRAAVNTAEMPTGDVVRFRDADLASPARLRAIGQVIGDGNLDTINANALAERLLGDAVYANIVMLGFAWQRGLLPVSLSALLRAIELNGVGVESNKQAFAWGRIAAADPDFLPKVDEAPKAETLDQLIDRRADFLTAYQNDAYAARYRERVASVRHAEASLNSEALTEAVAHALFKLMAYKDEYEVARLHMQTGFLDELKGEFEGEFSIQYHLAPPFLPSKRDARGRPRKHAFGQWIQMPLAMLARVKGLRGTPFDPFGYTAERRAERELITWYDGVIKRLLGGLDAAHLPSLVAIAKAPMDIRGYGPVKDAAIGKVKAEVERLFAELDAPSPARMRAYG, from the coding sequence ATGGCCGCCATTTCGTCTCTCGATTCTTACGAGCTTTCCGACCGCTACGATCGCGAACGGGGCCGCGTCTTCCTCACCGGCACGCAGGCCATCGTCCGCATCGCGCTCGACCAGGTGCGGCGCGACCGTGCCGCGGGGCTGAACACGGCGGGCTTCATCTCAGGCTATCGCGGCTCGCCACTCGGCGGGATCGACCTCGAGCTGTGGCGCATCCACGAGCGACTGAAGCGGGACCGCATCGAATTCCTCCCCGCAGTGAACGAAGATCTTGCCGCGACCGCCGTGCTCGGCTCACAACAGGTCGAGACGCAAGCCGACCGCGAGGTCGATGGCGTGTTCGCTCTCTGGTACGGCAAGGGCCCCGGCGTCGATCGCTCCGGCGATGCGCTGAAACACGGCAACGCCTACGGCTCCTCACCGCATGGCGGCGTTCTGGTGGTCGCCGGCGACGACCATGGCTGCGTCTCGTCCTCGATGCCGCACCAGTCCGACGTCGCCTTCATGAGCTGGTTCATGCCGACGCTCCACCCCGCAAGCGTCAGCGAATATCTCGAATTCGGTGAATATGGCTACGCGCTGAGCCGCTTCACCGGCATGTGGGTCGGCTTCAAGGCGATCTCTGAGATCGTGGAATCCGGCGCGTCCGTCGCGCTGCGCCCACCGCGGGCCTTCCACGCGCCAGACTTCACGCCGCCACCCGGCGGCCTGCACTATCGCTGGCCCGATCTGCCCGGCCCGCAGATCGAGGAGCGGCTGGAGGCGAAGAAGCACGCGGTCTACGCCTTCGCAAAGGCTAATCCGATCGATCGTCACATCTACGACATCCCGGACGCCACCTACGGCATCGTCACCACGGGCAAGGCCCATCTCGATCTGATGGAAGCGCTGCGGCTGATGGGTCTCGACGAAGCGGACTGCCGCAGCATCGGCATCGACATCTACAAGGTCGGCATGGTCTGGCCGCTGGCGCTGCATGACGCGATGGCGTTCGTGAGGGGCAAGCGCGAGATCCTTGTCGTCGAGGAGAAGCGCGGCATCATCGAAAGCCAGTTCAAGGAATATTTTTACGATTATCCGGGCGAAAAACCCGAGCGCATGGTCGGTAAGCATGACGAGCAAGGGGCGCGGCTGATCTCCTGGATCGGCGAATTGTCACCGCGTGCGCTCGCTGGGGTGCTCGCACGCCGTCTCGATCCGATGTTCCCAGGCCTCAATCTCGCCGCACGCGCAGCCGGCTTGATGCCTGAGGCCTCGCGCACGATCAACGTCAGCGGTGCGACGCGTACGCCCTATTTCTGCTCGGGCTGCCCGCACAATACATCGACGAAAGTGCCCGAGGGTTCGAAGGCGCTGGCCGGCATCGGCTGTCATTTCATGGCCAGCTGGATGGACCGCGAGACATCGTCCCTGATCCAGATGGGAGGCGAAGGCGTGAATTGGGCCGCCTCGTCACGCTTCACCGGCAACAAGCACGTGTTCCAGAATCTGGGCGAAGGCACCTATTATCATTCGGGTTCGATGGCGATCCGGCAGGCGATCGCCGCCAAGGCCAACATCACCTACAAGATCCTGTTCAACGATGCCGTGGCGATGACCGGCGGCCAACCCGTCGACGGCCCAATCAGCGTCCACGCTATCGCGCACAGCGTCCGCGCCGAGGGCGTTGCGCGCATCGCGCTGGTGTCGGACGATCCGGCGCAATTTCCGCCAGGCGATCTTCCGGTCGGCGTGTCCCTCCATCCGCGCGAGAAGATGGACAGCGTGCAGCGCGAGCTGCGCGATATTCCCGGCGTCTCGGTGCTGATCTATCAGCAGACCTGCGCGACAGAGAAACGGCGTCGCCGCAAGCGTGGACAGATGATCGATCCCAAACGCTTCGCCTATATCAACGATCTCGTCTGCGAAGGCTGCGGCGACTGCTCGGTCGAATCCAACTGCCTCAGCGTCGAGCCCAAGGAGACGCCGTTCGGCCGGAAGCGCCGGATCAACCTCTCATCCTGCAACAAGGACTTTTCCTGCCTCAACGGGTTCTGCCCGAGCTTCGTCACCGTCGAGGGCGCGAGGCGCCGGAAGAAGGGCGCGAGCCGGATCGACGCGGTCGGCCACGCGGCCACGCTTCCCCTGCCCGGGCCCGCAACGCTCGACCGTCCCTATGATCTGCTCGTCACCGGCGTCGGCGGCACCGGCGTGATCACGGTCGGCGCGCTGATCGGCATGGCGGCCCACCTCGAAGGAAACGGTGTCTCGGTGCTGGATTTTACCGGCTTTGCGCAGAAATTCGGGCCGGTGCTGAGCTACATCCGGTTGGCCGCATCTCCCGACGCATTGCACCAGGTCCGTATCGACCAGGGCGCGGCCGATGCGCTGATCGGCTGCGACCTCGTCGTCAGCTCCTCGCCGAAGGCGTCCGGCACCTATCTAAAAGGTACGCGCGCCGCGGTCAACACCGCGGAGATGCCGACCGGCGACGTCGTCCGCTTCCGTGACGCCGATCTCGCCTCACCCGCCCGCCTGCGTGCGATCGGCCAGGTGATCGGCGACGGCAATCTCGACACCATCAACGCCAATGCGCTGGCCGAGCGCCTGCTCGGCGATGCCGTCTATGCCAATATCGTCATGCTGGGCTTTGCCTGGCAGCGCGGGCTGCTGCCGGTCTCGCTGTCGGCGCTGTTGCGCGCGATCGAGCTCAACGGCGTCGGGGTCGAAAGCAACAAGCAGGCTTTCGCCTGGGGCCGGATTGCAGCCGCCGATCCCGACTTCTTGCCGAAGGTGGACGAAGCGCCGAAGGCCGAGACGCTCGACCAGCTGATCGACCGCCGCGCCGACTTCCTCACGGCTTATCAGAACGATGCCTACGCAGCGCGCTATCGAGAGCGCGTTGCAAGTGTTCGCCATGCCGAAGCCAGCCTGAATAGCGAGGCATTGACCGAGGCGGTCGCGCACGCCCTGTTCAAGCTGATGGCCTACAAGGATGAGTACGAGGTGGCGCGCCTGCACATGCAGACCGGCTTCCTCGACGAGTTGAAAGGCGAATTCGAAGGCGAATTCAGCATCCAATATCACCTTGCCCCGCCGTTCCTGCCGTCGAAGCGCGATGCCCGCGGACGTCCGCGCAAGCACGCCTTCGGACAGTGGATCCAAATGCCGCTCGCCATGCTGGCGCGAGTGAAGGGATTGCGCGGGACGCCGTTCGATCCGTTCGGCTACACGGCGGAGCGGCGCGCCGAGCGGGAACTCATCACCTGGTACGATGGCGTCATCAAACGGCTGCTCGGCGGACTCGACGCGGCGCATCTGCCAAGCCTGGTCGCCATTGCAAAAGCGCCGATGGATATCCGGGGCTACGGGCCGGTTAAGGACGCCGCGATCGGGAAGGTGAAGGCCGAGGTTGAACGGCTGTTCGCCGAGCTCGATGCGCCATCACCTGCAAGGATGCGCGCCTACGGTTGA